The region GCCTACAAGATATGATGACTTCGATATGTCGTCGGTGCAGAGAAACAGAATTACGAAGTGCTTTTCAAACGGATCGTAAACAATCTTCGGATCGAATATGAAATTGCTCGGCGGATTGACGGGCGCGAAGAAATTCTCAGCGGTTACCTGATAGAGCAGCGTGCCAGAGTTTTTGTCGAACACCGCGATAGAGCTGTTCACGACATTGACCACGTGTTCCGGTCCCACAGCAGCATGCGGATCGGGAGGATTCCATCCGGTCGATATGATTCCCTGATATGACCTGCACGGCGAGCCGAGGGTTTTTTCCCGGGCGCCTTTATCCGGATTGGCAATCGCCTGACCGAGACGATTCGCCTCGTCTTCGAGTTGCTGAAGATATGCAGGGTCGACGACGAACGGCCTCGAATGGTGCTTGATTCGCCTTGCCGGCTTCGGAGTCTGGGCGTCGATCTCAAAAGGAATCGATCTCATGGAGATCGTTGAGGCATCCTGCCCGATCTTGTTTGCGGCAGATTTCGTTTGGCGGTGGTCATCGGTTTCCGCAAATACGGTACCGGCTAACATCAGCAGTGATACCAGAGCGACGAATCCGGCGATAAGTAGATATTTATTACGCATATGTTCCTCATCAATAGCAGATTAGAAGTACATAGCGAAAGATAACCAATCCAGTCCAAAACACAAGCCTAAATAGTGTGTCGGGTGTTGGGCAGCTTTCGTTTAGGATGGCGTTTTCGACTTGGTCCCAAATCAGCCCGAAACCGCAGGGGCACAGCCCCTGCTTGCACGTGATGTAGCACTCTGGTCGCACTGGGGCATCATTCCTGTATGCGCATTTGACATACAAGTGCACGCAGGAGCTGTGCTCCTGCGATTATGCTTTTACCTTGACTAGCCGAATCGATGCGGATTAATTTCGGGTCGTGCAAGATCTTCCACTCAGAAAGAGCAGCATCAGGTTTATCCTGAGCATCAACCCTCGGCTGTTTTTGTTGATTGGCGCCTCACTGGCTGCGCTGTTCCTGACCATCGTCGTGATCGGAATCCGTGAAAACCGGAGCAATGTGATTCGGATGATGAAGGATGAGGCACGCGCTCTTGTCGAATCGGTAATCCTGGCCAGCAGCAATACTCTTGCAGCTACCGATATGGTCGACAACATGGTCCTGGACAACCTCTCCGATGTCGCCAGTCTTACCGGCCGGAGATTCCAACAGGGAGATCTGGGTCCACAGGAGCTGGCGGCGATTTGCCAGACGACCGGCATCAACCGAATGGATGTGCTCGATTCGGTTGGTAGAGTAGCCATCTCAAGTGTGAACGACTTGATCGGCCAATCTTATGATTCGACAGTGACTGATCTATTCCCCTTCGAGGAAATTCTGATGGGGCAGGTGCGATCCGCGAGTTTCATTCTGGATGACGACAATCCGGTGATTCCACCTCAGATCGTGCTCGCAGCATCAAGGATGGATGAGCCGGGCGCGGTTGTTGTATTCGCAGACTATAGTATCCTCGAGAGGTTCAATACAAGAATCGGTATCGGGTCGCTGATTCAGAGGATTGGATCTCAGCCCGGCATGGAGTATGTCTTTCTGCAGAGTGAGCAGGGAGTCGTGTTCTCCTCGCGCAGCATAGGGCAAGTTTTAAGAATTGAAGCTGACGAATTCTTGCAGGAGATTGTGCTGAAGGGTGGATACGGTTCGCGTGTCATAGAATTCGAAGGCAGGGAAGTGCTCGAAGTCGTCAGGCCGTTTGATGCGGAAGGCCTCCCTCCGGGAGTCTTAAGAATCGGACTGTCAATGGCAGGCTACGAGCAGGTGACAGGCAATTTTGAGGCTCAGTTGATTGCTATCGGTGCGATTCTGTTTATAGCATCCTTTCTGGTAGTCGTTTTCTTCTTAGCGAATCTCAATTACAGGACACTCGAATCGATGTACATGAAGATGAAGACGGTTACCGGCAATATACTCGATGCGATGCAGAGCGCGGTTGTAGTGACTGACGATTCGGGGATCATTACACTTTTCAATCCGCGCGCTGAAGAGATGTTCGGCCACCGCGCTTCGGATGTTGTGGGCAGGGACTATCGAGATGTGTTCGACGGCGATCCGTTGATGCTCGACAAAGTGGGCGCGCTTCCCGACTTGACAATCCGAACCGAGAAGAGGGTATCGCTTGCAGATGGGAGACAACTCGATCTCCTGATTGCAGCGTCGAGAGTCATTCGTGACGGTGGCGGGGTTATCGGATCGGTGAGCGTGATCTATGACGTGACCGAGAGCAAGAAGCTGGAGAGATCATCTAAACGGTCTGAGAGGCTTTCAGAGTTGGGCAATCTGGCTGCAGGTGTCGCGCACGAAATCAGGAATCCACTCAATGCAATATCGATTGCATCGCAGAGGCTCAAATCCGAATTCAGTCCGACTTCGGACGCTAAGGAATATGGGCAGCTTGTCGGCAATATCAAATCGGAAATCGAGCGGCTCAACGGAATCATCGATCAGTTCCTCGCTCTTGCCAAAACGCATGTCGCAAGACGAGAGCTTTGTGATCTCTCTGCGCTTGTAAGGGAGATAGCAGAGTTAATGCGACCCGTTGCAGCGGCGAAGGGGATCGTGTTTGAGCTGACTGTCGAAGATGGGCTGCTGGTTGAAGGAAGCGCTGATGAGCTCAGGAAAGTCCTGATAAATCTTGTAAAGAATAGTATCGAGGCATGCATCGAGAAGGATGTCGTGCGAATTGATGCCAGTCTTTCATCGGGTGCTACCGTGACTGCACGAGTGATTGATACCGGTTCGGGAGTCGAGATGCAGGACCGCGAGAAGATCTTTCGGCCATATTTCACAACGAAGACCAATGGCACCGGGCTGGGTCTTGCTCTGTCTCACCGAATCGTAAGTGATCATGATGGTACGATGGAATATGAAGAGAATCCGGGAGGGGGGGCTATATTCCTTGTCACACTTCCGGCGGTTAAGGAGGTCAAGAAGTGAGTTGGTTCAGACTGATATGCTGTATTGGCGGGCTTGTGCTTATTGTCGGTTGCACCCCGACTGACAATCGATCGGACCGAGAGATTATTGGTTCAATAGCAGATGACCTCGAAGCCAGTCTGCCGACCGGCGACATGATGAAGATCGACAAGCATCTGAGTCATCAGGCTAAACAGGAAGGATTCGAGGCGAACAGATTTCTCATGGAGTGCACTTATGCAGATTCAATCACTCCGAAATGGACTGCTCGGAGCATAAAGGTCATGGATGATTCGGCTCACCTCGGTTTCGTGTTGATGCCTGACGACCTGCAGTACACTGATTCGCTGCCAAAATGCCTGGTGAGATTGATCAAATCTGACACTTGGAAGATCTCAACGTATCATCTGACCCGAAATCAATATCCGGTGTTGTTGGACAGTGCTGGTTCGACACTGGAATAGCCCCATCAACACCAATCGAGCAGCGACGATATATCTGACGGATGGACGGATTGCGTAGTCAGATCGCCACGCCGCGGGATAGTCGATCCACGTGAATGTTTTGTGCGGCAATTGGTTATGAATTATCCCTCTTGACAAATCGGCGACGAATTCTTATTTTAGAATGTATAAGCCATTATTACGCGAAGCTCTGAAATCACTTTTCATGAACTTGGCAACCAACCGCGCTCGACAGTGGAGGAATAATCATGAAGCGCTTCACTCTGTTACTACTGGTCGCTCTATGCATCACTGCGCCTGTGTTCGCAGGGGATGCCGGACAGCCGGACACATGCCGCTATGCTCCGATCACGGCCACATGGGACATCAACAGTCTGGCAGATACGGTATTTTCAGTTGAACTTTGGGGCTGGTCTGATGGCGTAGCTACCGCTGACATCGTGGTAGCATTGTCCCTGGGATTCGAACTCAACACTTCGGGCGGTGCCGGATTTGGTCCGCACATCGATTCACTGATAGTAGTTGATACGTTCATCCACGATCCCAGCGTCACAGCTATGGTCAAGACATTCCGAAGAACGGTCGTTAATACTGACTGGTACCCGATAGGCACCAACACCGATGCATGGGGGTACAACGGCTACATCGTTGGTGCCCTAAACATCGGCGGGGCTATACCTGTGTTTCCAGTAGCCACTCCAGCAAGAATCGGTGATTTGCATCTGAGTATAAGAGACGTCACGAGATTCCCTGAGACGTGTACGATCATGATTGACTCCGCATTCTATTCACCGGCTGGCGAATTCAAGTACACTCCGTATACTGGAGGCGGGTTTAAGCCTCAGTTTATACAGACGACAATTACGGTTAATAACAATTACTGCATTGATTCGGATGGTGATGGTTTCGGTGATCCGGGTTATCCTCAGAATCAATGCCCTGACGACAATTGTCCATCCGACTACAATCCATCACAGCAGAATTCCGATGCTGATGCCTACGGCGACGTGTGTGACAATTGTCCAACCATCACGAACCCCGGTCAGGAGGACGCTGACGGGGATGGTATCGGTAATGTCTGCGACGAATGTACAGATACAGATGGTGACGGATTTGGTGATCCGGGATATCCGGCTAACACCTGTCCCGAAGACAACTGTCCCGCTGTTTACAATCCGTCGCAGGAGGATGCAGATTCTGATGGCATAGGCGATAGTTGCGACACCTGTACCGACATTGATGGTGACGGATTCGGTAATCCGGGATTCCCGTACAATACATGCGCGTTAGACAATTGTCCGGATGATTACAATCCGAGTCAGTCTGACGCCGACAGCGATGGTCTCGGTGACGAATGCGATGAGTGCACGGACACCGATGGCGACGGCTTCGGCGATCCGGGTTATCCTGCGAACACTTGCCCATTGGACAACTGCGCGTTTGCATATAATCCGTTGCAAGAGGACTTAGACTCCGACGCCGCGGGTGACAGTTGCGATAACTGTCTGGATATCAGCAATCCCAATCAGGCGGACGGAGACAACGATCAGATAGGTGATCTGTGTGACAATTGTCCGACTGTTGCGAATCCGGGTCAGGAAGATCCCGATGCCGACGATTACGGAACGGGATGCGATAATTGCGCCGACATCTACAATCCTGATCAGGAAGATGCGGACGCAGATGGCGTAGGCGACAGTTGCGATACCTGCACCGATATTGACAACGATGGATACGGTGATCCGGGCTATCCGTACAACACCTGCGCACTCGATAACTGCCCTGCAGTGAATAATCCGGGTCAGGAGGACGCTGACGGCGACGGCATTGGCGATGTATGCGATGAGTGCACGGATACTGATGGAGATGGATTCGGTGATCCGGGCTATCCCGCGAATACCTGTCCTCTCGACAATTGCCCGAGCATTTACAATCCGGGGCAGGAGGATGACGACGGAGACAATGTCGGTGATGTATGCGACAACTGCCTGTTGGTGCAGAATACCAATCAGCAGAATTCAGATGCAGATAGTCTCGGCGATGCCTGCGATAACTGTCCCAATGTAACCAACGCCGATCAGGCTGACGGGGACGGCGATGGTGTCGGTGATGTTTGTGACAACTGTGAGTTTACATATAATCCTCTGCAGGAAGATTCAGATGGCGACAATGTTGGCGACGCGTGCGATGTATGCCCATTCCACGAACTGGACGACTGCTGCAATCCGATCGGTTCGAACCTTGCGCCGGAGATAACATCGGCTGAATCAGACTCTGTTGTACCTAGTTTTGTCGATCCCTATGTCTACACGGCCACTGCAGTTGATCCCAACTGTGACGGTACTGATTTGGTGTTTTCGTTCGAAGACTATCCGTCATGGATGACGCCGAATGGCGCATCGATTAGCGGAATTGTCACTTGGATGACCGAAGACACGTCGTTCACGGTGATTGCATCCGATGGAGACCTAGATGACACATTGTATTTCACGCTTTACGTCGACAAGTCAAACGTTCCTCCTGTCATACTCGATGATTTTGATTCGCTACGGGTCACAACCTGGGCGCACTTCGGATACTATCCGAGTATCTTCGATCCGGATGATACGGTTTTCACGATTACTTATACTGAGATCCCGGACTGGACTCAGGTCAGGAATGACTCGGTTGTCGGGATCGTGGACTGGAGGTATTCCTCGCAGCCATTGACGGTCATCGTCGAGGATGAGTGCTGCGGAGACACGGCGTCGTTCCTTGTAACGATTCACGTCTGTGGTGACGCTGACGGTTCTGGTCGGGTTGACATCTCGGATATCGTATATATACTCGCGTATATATTCCAGGGAGGTCCTGCCCCGATCCCGACTGCTGACATGGGGGATGTGGACTGTACCGGCGGAGCCGAAGCAGTCGACATTGACGATGCTATCTACCTCTTGGAATACATATTTATGGGAGGAGTCTGGCCCTGCTACTACTGCCCGTTGTAGGCATGACTCACGGAATCGGCGAGGAATCTTGCCACTCGTGAAATAACTGGCAGCGCAGAAATAAAGCCCGGCGTGACGCAGATGTCCGCCGGGCTTTGTGTCTGAGCGACATGACTGGAAATGGATATGGGCTGCGATCTGCCTTGATGTGGGACAAAACCTACACATCCACACATAAGACAACGGCTGCCTTGTTGATGCATGCTTCCGGATTTGGACTAAGCCCTGACTGCACGCCGCAATTTCCATCTGATTCTTGTTCTTGCTTGCCTCAAGTGTGCCTATGCAGAATCGATTGCCCTTGAAGTTGGTTCTGATTTAAGTAAATACGTGAAAACTGTTGTCGATATAGATGGTAGAGAGGTCGGGGCATGATCGCAGGAGCGAGGACACTGAGCCTAAGGATATAGGCACTTCCTTCGATCATCCACCTTGCCTTACAGTGATCACGCTCTCTTGCGTTGTACATCTGTCGCACCGCAAACCTTGATCTTTGAAGATGT is a window of Candidatus Zixiibacteriota bacterium DNA encoding:
- a CDS encoding PAS domain S-box protein, translating into MQDLPLRKSSIRFILSINPRLFLLIGASLAALFLTIVVIGIRENRSNVIRMMKDEARALVESVILASSNTLAATDMVDNMVLDNLSDVASLTGRRFQQGDLGPQELAAICQTTGINRMDVLDSVGRVAISSVNDLIGQSYDSTVTDLFPFEEILMGQVRSASFILDDDNPVIPPQIVLAASRMDEPGAVVVFADYSILERFNTRIGIGSLIQRIGSQPGMEYVFLQSEQGVVFSSRSIGQVLRIEADEFLQEIVLKGGYGSRVIEFEGREVLEVVRPFDAEGLPPGVLRIGLSMAGYEQVTGNFEAQLIAIGAILFIASFLVVVFFLANLNYRTLESMYMKMKTVTGNILDAMQSAVVVTDDSGIITLFNPRAEEMFGHRASDVVGRDYRDVFDGDPLMLDKVGALPDLTIRTEKRVSLADGRQLDLLIAASRVIRDGGGVIGSVSVIYDVTESKKLERSSKRSERLSELGNLAAGVAHEIRNPLNAISIASQRLKSEFSPTSDAKEYGQLVGNIKSEIERLNGIIDQFLALAKTHVARRELCDLSALVREIAELMRPVAAAKGIVFELTVEDGLLVEGSADELRKVLINLVKNSIEACIEKDVVRIDASLSSGATVTARVIDTGSGVEMQDREKIFRPYFTTKTNGTGLGLALSHRIVSDHDGTMEYEENPGGGAIFLVTLPAVKEVKK
- a CDS encoding thrombospondin type 3 repeat-containing protein, whose translation is MKRFTLLLLVALCITAPVFAGDAGQPDTCRYAPITATWDINSLADTVFSVELWGWSDGVATADIVVALSLGFELNTSGGAGFGPHIDSLIVVDTFIHDPSVTAMVKTFRRTVVNTDWYPIGTNTDAWGYNGYIVGALNIGGAIPVFPVATPARIGDLHLSIRDVTRFPETCTIMIDSAFYSPAGEFKYTPYTGGGFKPQFIQTTITVNNNYCIDSDGDGFGDPGYPQNQCPDDNCPSDYNPSQQNSDADAYGDVCDNCPTITNPGQEDADGDGIGNVCDECTDTDGDGFGDPGYPANTCPEDNCPAVYNPSQEDADSDGIGDSCDTCTDIDGDGFGNPGFPYNTCALDNCPDDYNPSQSDADSDGLGDECDECTDTDGDGFGDPGYPANTCPLDNCAFAYNPLQEDLDSDAAGDSCDNCLDISNPNQADGDNDQIGDLCDNCPTVANPGQEDPDADDYGTGCDNCADIYNPDQEDADADGVGDSCDTCTDIDNDGYGDPGYPYNTCALDNCPAVNNPGQEDADGDGIGDVCDECTDTDGDGFGDPGYPANTCPLDNCPSIYNPGQEDDDGDNVGDVCDNCLLVQNTNQQNSDADSLGDACDNCPNVTNADQADGDGDGVGDVCDNCEFTYNPLQEDSDGDNVGDACDVCPFHELDDCCNPIGSNLAPEITSAESDSVVPSFVDPYVYTATAVDPNCDGTDLVFSFEDYPSWMTPNGASISGIVTWMTEDTSFTVIASDGDLDDTLYFTLYVDKSNVPPVILDDFDSLRVTTWAHFGYYPSIFDPDDTVFTITYTEIPDWTQVRNDSVVGIVDWRYSSQPLTVIVEDECCGDTASFLVTIHVCGDADGSGRVDISDIVYILAYIFQGGPAPIPTADMGDVDCTGGAEAVDIDDAIYLLEYIFMGGVWPCYYCPL